One window from the genome of Yarrowia lipolytica chromosome 1B, complete sequence encodes:
- a CDS encoding uncharacterized protein (Compare to YALI0B01342g, similar to uniprot|P49374 Kluyveromyces lactis High- affinity glucose transporter) yields MYKVHNPYLTAAVATMGGMLFGFDISSVSAFVGEDNYMNYFGHPTSFQQGGITASMAGGSMLSCAFAGYISDRVGRKPTIQFAAAWWMVGASIQCSAQNMGQLIAGRAISGLGIGLGSSQIPVFISELSPKKIRGRLVGCFQWSVTWGILIMFYISFGCSYIKGHSSFRLAWGIQLIPGAMLAFGMMLLDESPRWLASKDRWEEAIQIIRSINANYGSEEDILMEIEDLREVVRIDHESKSVTIWDLFRKDSINRTMVGVWAQIWQQLTGMNIMMYYVVIIFKMAGYSGKSAVIVSGSIQYIINVVMTIPALLFIDKIGRRPLLLCGSMLMATWLLAVGGMLGAYGIQMPQGLPAVPSKNQAADPYTTIYIPDNQAPARKAIIACCYLFVASFAPTWGPGIWLYCSEIFPNKQRALANSLTAGANWGFNFALALFVPTAFKNINWKVYIIFGVFCIVMSIHVFLLFPETKGKSLEVIDQMWDARVPAWKTASWVPDHMPSHYAGDQEEKPTDELAEAPFHEENAPVNTETPPHEDEPTFAETEPKTQYPGTEHV; encoded by the coding sequence atGTACAAGGTCCATAACCCCTACCTCACGGCGGCGGTAGCCACCATGGGCGGAATGCTCTTTGGTTTCGATATCTCGTCCGTGTCGGCCTTTGTGGGCGAAGATAACTACATGAACTACTTTGGTCATCCCACCTCCTTCCAGCAGGGAGGTATCACCGCCTCCATGGCCGGAGGATCCATGCTGTCGTGTGCGTTTGCCGGCTACATTTCCGACCGGGTTGGCCGAAAGCCCACCATTCAATTTGCCGCCGCCTGGTGGATGGTTGGCGCCTCCATTCAATGCTCTGCCCAGAATATGGGCCAACTGATTGCCGGCCGGGCCATTTCCGGGCTTGGAATCGGCCTCGGCTCGTCCCAGATCCCCGTCTTCATCTCCGAGTTGtcccccaagaagatccGAGGCCGGCTCGTCGGCTGCTTCCAATGGTCCGTTACCTGGGGTATTCTCATCATGTTCTACATTTCGTTCGGCTGCTCATACATCAAGGGCCACTCGTCCTTCCGACTGGCGTGGGGCATCCAGCTGATTCCAGGAGCCATGTTGGCGTTCGGAAtgatgctgctggacgaaTCGCCGCGATGGCTGGCGTCCAAAGACCGCTGGGAAGAGGCCATCCAGATCATCCGCTCCATCAATGCCAACTACGGAtccgaggaggacattCTCATGGAAATCGAAGATCTGCGAGAGGTGGTGCGAATCGACCACGAGTCCAAGTCGGTCACCATCTGGGACCTGTTCCGAAAAGACTCCATCAACCGAACCATGGTCGGAGTGTGGGCCCAGATCTGGCAACAACTGACTGGAATGAACATCATGATGTACTACGTggtcatcatcttcaaaATGGCCGGCTACTCGGGCAAAAGTGCCGTCATTGTCTCCGGCTCCATCCAGTACATCATCAACGTGGTCATGACCATCCCGGCGCTGCTTTTCATTGATAAAATCGGACGAAGACCCCTGCTCCTCTGTGGAAGCATGCTCATGGCCACCTGGCTGCTAGCTGTCGGAGGAATGCTAGGAGCCTACGGAATCCAAATGCCCCAAGGTCTACCGGCAGTACCCTCCAAAAACCAGGCAGCGGACCCCTACACCACCATCTACATTCCCGACAACCAGGCGCCGGCCCGAAAGGCCATTATCGCCTGTTGCTATCTGTTTGTCGCCTCTTTTGCACCCACCTGGGGCCCCGGCATCTGGCTCTACTGCTCCGAGATCTTCCCCAACAAACAACGAGCGCTGGCCAACTCGCTGACCGCCGGCGCCAACTGGGGCTTCAACTTTGCCCTGGCCCTGTTTGTGCCCACCGCCTTCAAGAACATCAACTGGAAGGTGTACATCATCTTCGGTGTCTTCTGCATCGTCATGTCCATCCACGTCTTCCTGCTCTTCCCCGAAACCAAGGGCAAGAGTCTGGAGGTGATTGACCAGATGTGGGACGCCCGCGTGCCCGCTTGGAAAACCGCCTCCTGGGTCCCCGACCACATGCCTTCTCATTACGCAGGGGACCAGGAGGAAAAGCCCACCGACGAACTGGCCGAGGCGCCGTTTCACGAGGAGAATGCCCCGGTGAACACCGAGACCCCTCCTCATGAGGATGAGCCCACTTTTGCGGAGACCGAGCCCAAGACCCAGTATCCTGGAACTGAGCATGTCTAA
- a CDS encoding uncharacterized protein (Compare to YALI0B01364g, uniprot|Q9P3Y5 Yarrowia lipolytica 3- isopropylmalate dehydratase, similar to Saccharomyces cerevisiae LEU1 (YGL009C); ancestral locus Anc_4.107), whose protein sequence is MGQTLYDKVFADHVVHEDNGTYLLFIDRHLVHEVTSPQAFEGLKNAGRQVRRKDCTLATVDHNIPTTTRKDFKSIGTFIKEEDSRLQCTTLEQNVKDFGVRYFGMDDKRQGIVHVVGPEQGFTLPGTTVVCGDSHTSTHGAFGALAFGIGTSEVEHVLATQTIIQAKSKNMRINVSGKLQPGITSKDLILHIIGVIGTAGGTGTVIEFCGEAIRDLSMEARMSMCNMAIEGGARAGMIAPDETTFRYIRGRPLAPEGAEWEKAVTYWKTLHSDSDAEFDIDVNIKGEDIIPTVTWGTSPQDALPITGSVPDPSKETDPIKRAGIERALEYMGLEANTPLNEIAVDKVFIGSCTNSRIEDLRAAAAIVRGKKKADSVVRAMVVPGSGLVKRKAEAEGLDKVFEAAGFEWREAGCSMCLGMNPDILNPRERCASTSNRNFEGRQGALSRTHLVSPAMAALAGITGKLTDVRDYLPKDEAKIVIGEDEEMAEAKYDEEKQPAVKKMKTATVTQADPVDEQTDAVAEENITSSATGIPKFLEVSGIAAPLPKANVDTDAIIPKQFLKTIKRTGLSSGLFFEWRFKEVDGKQEKTDFMLNVAPWDKASILVVSGDNFGCGSSREHAPWALADFGIRCIIAPSFGDIFYNNSFKNGLLPIRVDADVIKSKLMPVADKGGSLTVDLPNQKVLHGDEVLVDHFEVEDFRKHCLVNGLDDIGLTMQKEEFIKAYEAKRSDKFSFLESNTDSLIVNPVKGTKKSALGVTAQEW, encoded by the coding sequence ATGGGACAAACACTCTACGACAAGGTCTTTGCGGACCACGTTGTCCACGAGGACAATGGCACTTACCTTCTGTTCATTGACCGGCACCTTGTGCACGAGGTCACATCTCCGCAGGCGtttgagggtctcaagaACGCCGGACGACAGGTGCGACGTAAGGACTGCACTCTGGCCACGGTCGACCACAACATTCCCACCACGACGCGAAAGGACTTCAAGTCGATCGGCACATTtatcaaggaggaagactCGCGGTTGCAGTGCACGACTCTGGAGCAGAACGTCAAGGACTTTGGCGTGCGGTACTTTGGCATGGACGACAAGCGACAGGGAATTGTGCACGTTGTGGGTCCTGAGCAAGGCTTCACTCTGCCCGGAACCACCGTGGTTTGCGGCGACTCGCACACCTCTACCCATGGTGCGTTCGGAGCTCTGGCGTTTGGAATCGGAACCTCCGAGGTCGAGCACGTGCTGGCGACCCAGACCATCATCCAggccaagtccaagaacaTGCGGATCAACGTCTCCGGCAAACTGCAGCCGGgcatcacctccaaggaTCTGATTCTGCACATTATCGGCGTCATTGGCACTGCTGGAGGAACTGGAACCGTCATCGAGTTCTGCGGCGAGGCGATCCGAGACCTCTCCATGGAGGCTCGAATGTCCATGTGCAACATGGCGATTGAGGGAGGAGCTCGAGCCGGCATGATCGCTCCCGACGAGACCACCTTCCGGTACATCCGGGGCCGACCTCTGGCTCCCGAGGGCGCCGAGTGGGAGAAGGCCGTCACCTACTGGAAGACTCTGCATTCGGACTCGGACGCGGAGTTCGATATTGACGTCAACATCAAGGGCGAGGACATTATCCCCACCGTCACCTGGGGTACCTCTCCTCAGGACGCTCTGCCCATCACGGGCTCCGTTCCCGACCCCTCCAAGGAGACCGATCCCATCAAGCGGGCCGGAATCGAGCGTGCGCTGGAGTACATGGGTCTGGAGGCCAACACTCCCCTCAACGAGATTGCTGTGGACAAGGTCTTCATTGGATCCTGTACCAACTCGCGAATCGAGGATCTGCGGGCCGCCGCTGCCATTGTTcggggaaaaaagaaggcCGACTCCGTGGTGCGAGCCATGGTTGTGCCGGGCTCCGGTCTGGTCAAGCGAAAGGCCGAAGCCGAGGGTCTGGACAAGGTCTTTGAGGCTGCGGGCTTCGAATGGCGAGAGGCTGGCTGTTCCATGTGTCTGGGTATGAACCCTGACATTCTCAACCCCCGCGAGCGATGTgcttccacctccaaccGTAACTTTGAGGGTCGACAGGGTGCTCTTTCGCGCACCCATCTGGTTTCGCCCGCCATGGCGGCTCTGGCTGGAATCACCGGCAAGCTGACTGACGTGCGGGACTACCTGCCCAaggacgaggccaagaTTGTGATTGgcgaggacgaggagatggctGAGGCCAAGTATGACGAGGAGAAACAGCCCGCCGTCAAGAAAATGAAGACCGCCACCGTGACCCAGGCGGACCCTGTCGATGAGCAGACCGACGCCGTGGCCGAGGAAAACATCACCTCGTCAGCCACCGGCATCCCCAAGTTCCTGGAGGTATCTGGAATCGCCGCGCCTCTGCCCAAGGCCAACGTGGACACCGACGCCATCATCCCCAAGCAGTTCctcaagaccatcaagcGAACTGGACTGTCCTCGGGTCTCTTTTTCGAGTGGCGAttcaaggaggtggacggcaagcaggagaagaccGACTTTATGCTCAACGTGGCTCCCTGGGATAAGGCTTCGATTCTGGTTGTTTCCGGCGACAACTTTGGCTGTGGCTCTTCCCGAGAACACGCTCCCTGGGCTCTGGCCGACTTTGGCATCCGGTGCATCATTGCTCCTTCTTTTGGCGACATTTTCTACAACAACTCGTTCAAGAACGGCCTGCTGCCCATCCGGGTCGACGCCGACgtcatcaagtccaagcTCATGCCCGTGGCCGACAAGGGCGGCTCTCTGACCGTGGATCTGCCCAACCAGAAGGTGCTGCATGGCGACGAGGTGCTGGTGGACCACTTTGAGGTCGAGGACTTCCGAAAGCACTGTCTGGTCAACGGTCTGGACGATATCGGACTCACCAtgcagaaggaggagttcaTCAAGGCCTACGAGGCCAAGCGATCTGATAAGTTCTCCTTCCTTGAGTCCAACACCGACTCTCTCATTGTCAACCCCGTCAAGGGTACCAAGAAGTCTGCTCTTGGAGTCACTGCCCAGGAGTGGtag
- a CDS encoding uncharacterized protein (Compare to YALI0B01320g, weakly similar to to DEHA-IPF9278.1 Debaryomyces hansenii DEHA0B02046g): protein MPKNALLRSARQVAISRVFATSRASHVVSHAPILASVRPRSNPAPYRRNFSSSRALRNDYGLDTAERSLKESLVPFNGAPVDRKVVRDQLMELISVSPGQVFPISVIPVVKSAYYELFRENERVLSAGDTKTLFGAVAGNNPEDVQDLPFVLAVYHQAEQAAETNRDSRDNILLLGKYFLFQDRLDNFWKLLEAQIKTHDDVDAGFVKQLLELISVDPHLTLGNVARVLQLKTDNHVSSSDELRNALSATLEQLYYKENEGSEFFLSLVENHILDSKDFTPSDSVVAMILNTCVNEGREDLGQSVLRNVVSRVGNLSPGQEDPQNCWGFWSSVAMDLHGSKTDVKAFISRLEALPHRTKATWDILIRYAVFKADLAGRNDLLQVRALLAEMQKVGFEPDAETYFDAYRSSKSIKPDVVHLFEAELDIEKDTSIFAIEMDKALKNHDTLEALSIFYESFEQGAQWENKRLHMEAMTELLIQYAGLNDTSVADILQLVQRIEPICAQGRIPYSAETAIAQNVLQRHSDTANFYTFMNRQYGNTADKVTKQDPQIRPHTYQVIHDYIYSCESERADLAWEMYGLLHKFYVVPFADYYKAIKFFAQDVKRQDYALLTFQQIRKNHDLHGQPAATSEMVAFLFHEFAKTKYKRGIKRLHEVVALETSFDVNRDVLNEMMAAYVSVEDLNRVQDCWAQLQQLPPSIGANNRSVDVLLSYFKDNIHYTERTWQGIPEFGLLPTLENYEQYLINNCRTGNYRRALEITKNMEIDSGLKPTAKIIAAVYNYTFTEQRKLEVEQWAEKAHPEMWLELKEGDKLKSLCLPANSDNDNVESLLKQASADMDEEMSGGIVKVESV, encoded by the coding sequence CGTGGACCGAAAAGTGGTGCGGGATCAATTGATGGAACTCATCTCTGTGTCCCCCGGACAGGTGTTTCCCATCTCCGTGATCCCCGTGGTAAAAAGCGCCTACTACGAGCTGTTCCGGGAAAACGAACGGGTCCTGTCTGCGGGCGACACAAAGACGCTGTTTGGCGCCGTGGCCGGCAACAACCCAGAAGACGTGCAGGACCTACCATTTGTTCTGGCGGTGTACCACCAGGCCGAGCAGGCTGCCGAGACGAATCGggactcacgtgacaacattttgctgctgggcaaGTATTTTCTGTTCCAGGACAGGCTCGACAACTTTTGGAAGCTGCTCGAGGCCCAGATCAAAACCCATGACGACGTGGACGCGGGTTTTGtgaagcagctgctggagttgATCTCCGTCGACCCTCATCTGACTCTCGGCAATGTCGCCCGAGTGCTCCAGCTCAAGACCGACAACCAtgtctcctcgtcggacGAGCTGCGAAATGCTCTCTCAGCCACCCTTGAACAGCTCTACTACAAGGAGAACGAAGGGTCCGAGTTTTTTCTCTCGCTGGTGGAGAACCACATTCTAGATTCCAAGGACTTTACTCCCTCTGACAGCGTTGTTGCCATGATTCTGAACACGTGTGTGAACGAAGGACGTGAGGATCTGGGCCAGAGTGTGCTCCGAAACGTCGTATCAAGGGTCGGTAATCTTTCCCCCGGCCAGGAAGACCCTCAGAACTGCTGGGGTTTCTGGTCTTCGGTTGCCATGGACCTGCACGGCTCCAAAACTGACGTCAAGGCTTTCATTTCTCGTCTGGAAGCCCTTCCCCATCGAACCAAGGCCACGTGGGACATTTTGATTCGATACGCCGTCTTCAAGGCCGATCTGGCGGGCCGAAACGATCTTCTGCAGGTCAGAGCTCTGCTGGCGGAAATGCAAAAGGTGGGGTTCGAACCAGATGCCGAGACCTACTTTGACGCGTACCGATCGTCCAAATCCATCAAACCCGACGTGGTCCACCTGTTTGAAGCCGAACTGGACATTGAAAAAGATACGTCCATCTTTGCCATCGAAATGGACAAGGCGCTCAAGAACCACGACACTCTAGAAGCACTGTCCATCTTCTACGAGTCGTTCGAACAGGGCGCTCAATGGGAAAACAAACGGCTTCACATGGAGGCCATGACGGAGTTGCTGATTCAGTATGCGGGCTTGAACGACACTTCTGTGGCCGATATTCTGCAGCTGGTGCAGCGAATCGAGCCCATTTGTGCCCAGGGTCGAATCCCCTACTCTGCCGAAACCGCCATTGCCCAGAATGTGCTTCAGCGGCACAGTGACACCGCCAATTTCTACACGTTCATGAACCGACAGTACGGCAACACCGCAGACAAGGTAACCAAGCAGGACCCCCAGATCCGCCCTCACACCTACCAGGTCATCCACGATTACATTTACAGCTGTGAGTCTGAGCGAGCAGATCTGGCGTGGGAGATGTACGGGCTGCTGCACAAGTTCTATGTGGTTCCCTTTGCCGACTACTACAAGGCGATCAAGTTTTTTGCCCAGGACGTGAAACGGCAGGATTACGCACTTCTGACGTTCCAGCAAATTCGAAAGAACCATGATCTGCACGGCCAGCCGGCAGCCACATCGGAAATGGTGGCTTTCCTGTTCCACGAGTTTGCCAAGACCAAGTACAAGCGGGGAATCAAACGTTTGCACGAGGTGGTTGCTCTGGAAACGTCGTTTGATGTCAACCGAGATGTGTTGAACGAAATGATGGCGGCATatgtgtctgtggaggaTCTGAATCGAGTTCAGGACTGTTGGGCTCAGTTGCAGCAGCTTCCTCCTTCCATTGGCGCTAACAACCGTTCGGTGGATGTTCTTCTGAGCTACTTCAAAGACAACATTCACTACACTGAGCGAACTTGGCAGGGTATTCCTGAGTTTGGTCTGCTTCCCACCTTGGAGAACTACGAGCAGTATTTGATCAACAACTGTCGAACCGGCAACTACCGCCGAGCTCTCGAGATCACCAAGAACATGGAGATTGACAGTGGTCTGAAGCCTACCGCGAAAATCATTGCCGCAGTGTACAACTACACGTTTACCGAGCAGCGCAagctggaggtggagcagTGGGCGGAGAAGGCTCATCCGGAAATGTGGTTGGAGCTGAAGGAGGGCGACAAGCTGAAGAGCTTGTGTTTGCCGGCCAACAGCGACAACGATAATGTCGAGAGTTTGCTCAAGCAGGCGTCGGCTGAtatggacgaggagatgagTGGGGGCATtgtcaaggtggagagCGTTTAG
- a CDS encoding uncharacterized protein (Compare to YALI0B01408g, similar to uniprot|P30574 Candida albicans Carboxypeptidase Y precursor (EC 3.4.16.5) (Carboxypeptidase YSCY)), translating to MKFSVASVAAFSMAMSVVSAFSIPEIPLLQQNPLGGLDQVQDAISMSPATVSALKDIASSAGERIQDVSAEILHSWAQIEHEFPGGLKRYLQTTAQQDTRFEPKKLAANRNTKWIAKHTMESAPGHVLRVADPSSLGLDDVQQYSGYVDIEEEDKHFFYWFFESRNDPKNDPVLLWLNGGPGCSSMTGQFFELGPSSINEDLTLTWNPSSWNQNASVIFLDQPVNVGFSYSSNRVKNSRAAAEDVHKFLSLFFDKFPKYAKQDFHIAGESYAGHYIPAIATEIQSHSDKNYNLTSILIGNGITDERTQVEYYRPMACGEGGYPAVITPEECDKMERDVPKCQRLVDLCYSTNNRIACVAPNFYCNAVTMGAYQQTGRNVYDIREQCGDSDLCYEQEDWITAYLNQPHVLEAIGAEVEVFEGCKNDVGIDFVFDGDHNRPFHYDVADLLDDGLPVLIYAGDKDFICNWLGNQAWTDTLDWTDAESFFLAETRNWTAQVPTKHGKTKAVHAGTVKNAGKLTYLRVFDAGHMVPFNQPETSLDMVNRWIAGDYAFKG from the coding sequence ATGAAGTTCTCCGTGGCCTCCGTTGCCGCCTTCTCCATGGCCATGTCTGTGGTCTCCGCCTTCTCCATCCCCGAAATCCCCCTGCTCCAACAGAACCCGTTGGGGGGACTGGACCAGGTCCAGGACGCCATCTCCATGTCGCCCGCCACCGTGTCagctctcaaggacattgcGTCTTCGGCTGGTGAGCGAATCCAGGACGTTTCGGCTGAGATCCTCCACTCGTGGGCTCAGATCGAACACGAGTTCCCCGGAGGACTCAAACGATACCTCCAGACCACCGCCCAGCAAGACACCCGATTTgagcccaagaagctcgCGGCCAACCGAAACACAAAGTGGATTGCCAAACACACCATGGAGAGCGCTCCCGGCCACGTGCTGCGGGTCGCTGACCCCTCTTCGCTCGGCCTGGATGACGTGCAGCAGTACTCTGGATACGTGGACATTGAGGAAGAGGACAAGCACTTTTTCTACTGGTTCTTTGAGTCTCGAAACGACCCCAAGAATGACCCTGTTCTTCTGTGGCTCAATGGAGGCCCCGGCTGCTCTTCCATGACCGGCCAGTTCTTTGAACTCGgcccctcctccatcaacGAGGACCTGACTCTGACCTGGaacccttcttcttggaaCCAGAACGCCTCCGTCATCTTCCTCGACCAGCCCGTCAACGTGGGCTTCTCCTACTCGTCCAACCGAGTCAAGAACTCccgagctgctgccgaAGACGTGCACAAGTTCCTGTCTCTGTTTTTCGACAAGTTCCCCAAGTACGCCAAGCAGGACTTCCATATTGCCGGAGAGTCGTACGCCGGCCACTACATCCCCGCCATTGCCAccgagatccagagccacagCGACAAAAACTACAACCTGACTTCTATTCTCATTGGCAACGGAATCACCGACGAACGAACTCAGGTTGAGTACTACCGGCCAATGGCCTGTGGAGAGGGCGGCTACCCTGCCGTTATCACCCCCGAGGAGTGCGACAAGATGGAGCGAGACGTGCCCAAGTGCCAGCGACTCGTTGACCTCTGCTATTCCACCAACAACCGAATCGCCTGTGTGGCTCCTAACTTTTACTGCAACGCCGTGACTATGGGAGCTTACCAGCAGACTGGCCGAAACGTCTATGATATCCGGGAGCAGTGTGGAGACTCTGACCTCTGTTACGAGCAGGAGGACTGGATCACTGCATATCTCAACCAGCCTCATGTTCTGGAAGCCATTGGAGCCGAAGTagaggtgtttgagggcTGTAAGAACGACGTGGGCATTGATTTTGTGTTTGACGGCGACCACAACCGGCCTTTCCATTATGACGTTGCCGACTTGCTCGATGACGGACTTCCCGTTCTCATCTACGCTGGAGACAAGGACTTCATCTGCAACTGGCTCGGAAACCAGGCCTGGACCGATACTCTGGACTGGACCGACGCCgagtccttcttcttggctgAGACTCGAAACTGGACCGCCCAGGTGCCAACCAAGCATGGCAAGACCAAGGCTGTTCACGCCGGCACCGTCAAGAACGCTGGCAAGCTGACCTACCTGCGGGTCTTTGATGCCGGCCATATGGTTCCTTTCAACCAGCCCGAGACTTCTCTGGATATGGTCAACCGGTGGATCGCTGGTGACTACGCTTTCAAGGGTTAG
- a CDS encoding uncharacterized protein (Compare to YALI0B01386g, similar to uniprot|P32795 Saccharomyces cerevisiae YPR024W YME1 protease of the SEC18/CDC48/PAS1 family of ATPases (AAA)) → MKSLFAGLRSVTRSPGLMSSPLLRPHALKRSVWTPYNSLSPVPVSCRSFNWSSLKPGFLSDTVPTHVLAEKEQAANRSLNNPQAQLDFYKALINTNYPHVVVQRYESPGVARNADCDKLYVAALKSQGQHDKAENMEHRLLGGNLAGNGQKGTRSDPVHVILKETTASAVTKWIRFILPLALIGYMVWQSMQLLAESSLLKGSGTSGFNSKLMDPTDGSKSTVKFSDVHGVDEARGELEEIVDFLKDPSKFTGLGGKLPKGVLLTGPPGTGKTLLARAVAGEADVPFYFVSGSEFDEMYVGVGAKRVRELFEKARAKAPAIIFIDELDAIGGKRNPKDHAYSKQTLNQLLIELDGFSPSTGIVIIAATNFPQMLDKALTRPGRFDKMVNVELPDVRGRIAILKHHMKKVEASPLVDCSVLARGTSGFSGAELMNLVNQAAIQASKEKALSVDMSHFEWAKDKILMGAARSKMVLTEESIRNTAYHEAGHALMALYSPAATPIYKATILPRGQALGLVQQLPELDKYDMTKQEMFARVDVCMGGKIAEELINGAENVTGGCSSDLRQATSMAKHMVTTYGMSDAVGPMSFGDEQWSQHLQQLAEGEIQKILFNSEKRSRELLTEKLPELHRLAQSLLDYETLTAEEIKQVVKGEKLPREKGLSVTVVKSKDIRDNRGSKKSKDDDEDQEDRSYDDGVRIGAGAASAKSA, encoded by the coding sequence ATGAAAAGCCTCTTTGCAGGACTGAGGAGTGTGACACGGTCGCCCGGGCTCATGTCCAGCCCGCTGCTGCGACCGCACGCTCTGAAACGGTCCGTTTGGACCCCCTACAACTCGCTCTCGCCTGTGCCGGTCTCGTGCCGCTCCTTCAACTGGTCGTCTCTTAAACCCGGGTTTCTCTCCGACACGGTGCCGACCCACGTGCTGGCCGAAAAGGAACAGGCTGCCAACCGCTCGCTCAACAACCCCCAGGCCCAGCTGGACTTCTACAAGGCGCTGATCAACACAAACTACCCCCATGTGGTGGTGCAGCGGTACGAATCGCCCGGCGTGGCCCGTAACGCCGACTGCGACAAGCTCTACGTGGCGGCGCTGAAATCGCAGGGCCAGCACGACAAGGCCGAGAACATGGAACACCGACTGCTGGGCGGCAACTTGGCCGGAAACGGACAAAAGGGCACGCGATCAGACCCCGTCCACGTCATCCTCAAGGAAACCACCGCCTCCGCAGTCACCAAATGGATCCGATTCATCCTGCCCCTTGCCCTTATCGGCTACATGGTCTGGCAGAGCAtgcagctgctggccgAGTCGTCGCTGCTCAAGGGATCCGGCACCTCCGGATTCAACTCCAAGCTCATGGACCCCACCGACGGCTCCAAGTCCACCGTCAAGTTTTCGGACGTGCACGGCGTGGACGAGGCCCGAGGCGAGCTGGAAGAGATTGTCGATTTCCTCAAGGACCCCTCCAAGTTCACCGGTCTGGGTGGCAAGCTGCCCAAGGGCGTGCTGCTGACTGGACCCCCCGGAACAGGTAAGACTCTGCTGGCACGAGCCGTGGCCGGTGAGGCCGATGTCCCCTTCTACTTTGTTTCTGGATCTGAGTTTGACGAAATGTACGTCGGCGTGGGAGCCAAACGTGTTCGAGAATTGTTTGAGAAGGCCCGAGCCAAGGCTCCTGccatcatcttcattgATGAGCTGGACGCCATCGGAGGCAAGCGAAACCCCAAGGACCACGCCTACTCCAAGCAGACTCTCAACCAGCTGCTTATCGAGCTCGACGGCTTCTCTCCCTCCACCGGAATTGTGATTATTGCCGCCACCAACTTCCCCCAGATGCTGGACAAGGCTCTGACCCGACCTGGACGTTTCGACAAGATGGTCAACGTGGAGCTTCCCGATGTGCGAGGCCGAATCGCCATTCTGAAGCACCATATGAAGAAGGTCGAGGCTTCCCCTCTGGTTGACTGTTCAGTGCTTGCTCGAGGTACCTCTGGTTTCTCCGGAGCCGAGCTCATGAACCTGGTCAACCAGGCCGCCATCCAGGCAtccaaggagaaggcgcTGTCCGTGGACATGTCTCACTTTGAGTGGGCCAAAGACAAGATTCTGATGGGAGCCGCCCGATCCAAGATGGTGCTCACCGAGGAGTCGATCCGAAACACCGCCTACCACGAGGCCGGACACGCCCTGATGGCGCTGTACAGCCCCGCTGCCACCCCCATCTACAAGGCGACCATTCTGCCCCGAGGCCAGGCCCTGGGTCTTGTTCAGCAGCTTCCCGAGCtggacaagtacgacaTGACCAAGCAGGAGATGTTTGCTCGTGTCGACGTGTGCATGGGAGGcaagattgccgaggagCTTATCAACGGTGCCGAGAATGTGACCGGTGGTTGCTCTTCCGACCTCCGACAGGCCACGTCCATGGCAAAGCATATGGTCACCACCTACGGCATGTCCGACGCAGTGGGACCCATGTCGTTTGGTGACGAGCAGTGGTCGCAGcatctgcagcagctggccGAGGGCGAGATTCAGAAGATTCTCTTCAACTCGGAAAAACGGTCGCGTGAGCTGCTCACGGAAAAGCTGCCGGAATTGCATCGCCTTGCGCAGTCGCTGCTCGACTACGAGACCCTCACTGCTGAGGAAATCAAGCAGGTGGTCAAGGGAGAGAAACTGCCCCGAGAAAAGGGTCTATCTGTGACGGTcgtcaagtccaaggaTATCCGGGACAACCGAGgctccaagaagagcaaggatgacgacgaggaccAGGAGGACCGGTCGTACGACGACGGCGTCCGAATAGGTGCCGGCGCCGCCAGCGCAAAGTCGGCGTAG